The following are from one region of the Candidatus Terasakiella magnetica genome:
- a CDS encoding zinc ABC transporter substrate-binding protein, with product MKKTVLLLSSFAFSISSFSAHALEIVTSIAPVHSLVSNVMQGVGKPELIIKGAQSPHSYQLKPSDARKLQKADGVFWVGPDLETFLQGPIKSLSTKAMVVSLGEDDPEMHEPNEHHADHHGDHEDMHIWLDPIQTVAMVHAIEGALIKLDPAHKKTYQENAEKLEERLEKLNHEISESLKPVHDKPFIVFHDAYSAFEKRYDLNIAGSISISPQRIPGAKRLKDIRKTITSIGATCVFAEPQFKPKLVHSVVEGTQAKTGILDPLGTSHKNGPDQYFDLMRDMASALTKCLK from the coding sequence ATGAAAAAGACCGTGCTCCTTCTATCCAGTTTTGCTTTCTCCATCTCTTCCTTTAGCGCCCATGCGCTTGAGATTGTCACCTCGATCGCGCCTGTGCATTCCTTGGTCTCAAATGTTATGCAAGGGGTGGGAAAGCCCGAGCTGATTATAAAAGGCGCACAATCGCCCCATAGCTATCAACTCAAACCCTCAGATGCGCGCAAGCTGCAAAAAGCCGATGGTGTTTTTTGGGTGGGGCCAGACTTGGAAACTTTTCTGCAAGGCCCGATTAAATCCTTAAGCACAAAAGCGATGGTCGTTTCCCTAGGTGAAGATGACCCTGAAATGCATGAGCCTAATGAGCATCACGCTGATCACCATGGCGATCATGAAGATATGCATATCTGGCTTGACCCTATCCAAACTGTTGCGATGGTCCATGCGATTGAAGGCGCACTCATCAAACTTGATCCAGCCCATAAAAAAACCTATCAGGAAAATGCTGAAAAACTGGAAGAACGACTTGAAAAGCTTAACCACGAGATCAGCGAAAGCCTAAAACCCGTTCACGACAAACCGTTCATTGTCTTTCATGATGCCTATAGCGCTTTTGAAAAACGTTATGACCTTAATATTGCTGGCAGCATCAGCATCTCACCGCAAAGAATTCCCGGTGCCAAGCGCCTCAAAGACATTCGCAAAACCATCACCTCTATTGGCGCAACCTGTGTTTTTGCCGAACCGCAATTTAAACCCAAATTGGTCCATAGCGTGGTTGAAGGCACACAGGCCAAAACAGGGATTTTAGACCCGCTTGGTACGTCTCATAAAAACGGGCCTGATCAATATTTCGACCTCATGCGCGATATGGCATCAGCCCTTACTAAGTGCTTAAAGTAA
- a CDS encoding metal ABC transporter permease: MAALPIIVTIMMVTMITVLKKAVIMLDDFFMRALIAGVGLAIVVGPLGCFVVWRRMAYFGDTMAHSALLGVALSFLFDISLMIGVFGVAALVSLLLITLQKRKSLPTDALLGILSHSALAIGLVLVAFMAWLRIDLMGYLFGDILSVSVGDIAMIYGGGIAILAVLALIWRGLLAASVSEELAEVEGLKPERTKLIFMLLMAGVVAIAIKIVGILLITALLIIPAATARRFATTPEVMAVLASIFGVMSVIGGLFSSLQYDTPSGPSIVVMAVVLFILSLLPARQGRSS; the protein is encoded by the coding sequence ATGGCAGCATTACCGATCATTGTCACAATCATGATGGTCACCATGATCACAGTGCTGAAAAAGGCGGTGATCATGCTGGATGATTTCTTTATGCGCGCCCTTATTGCCGGGGTTGGTTTAGCCATAGTTGTTGGCCCGCTTGGCTGTTTTGTTGTCTGGCGGCGCATGGCCTATTTTGGCGATACCATGGCCCATTCCGCCTTGTTGGGTGTGGCACTCTCCTTCCTATTCGACATATCATTAATGATCGGTGTGTTTGGTGTTGCAGCATTGGTCTCGTTATTGCTCATCACCTTGCAAAAACGCAAAAGCCTGCCCACAGACGCGCTTTTGGGCATCTTGTCACATTCTGCCTTAGCCATCGGTCTGGTGCTGGTTGCCTTTATGGCCTGGCTGCGTATTGACTTAATGGGCTATTTATTTGGTGATATTTTATCGGTCAGTGTTGGTGATATCGCCATGATCTATGGCGGCGGGATCGCGATTTTAGCCGTTCTTGCCCTGATCTGGCGCGGGTTGTTGGCGGCAAGTGTCAGTGAGGAATTAGCCGAGGTTGAAGGCTTAAAGCCAGAGCGAACCAAGTTGATCTTTATGTTACTCATGGCTGGCGTGGTTGCCATTGCCATTAAAATCGTGGGTATCTTGTTGATTACAGCGCTGTTGATTATTCCCGCAGCCACAGCGCGGCGTTTTGCGACAACGCCTGAAGTGATGGCTGTGCTGGCGTCAATTTTCGGGGTGATGTCTGTTATTGGCGGGCTGTTTTCCTCATTGCAATATGACACGCCCTCAGGCCCATCAATTGTGGTGATGGCAGTTGTTCTCTTTATTCTTAGTTTATTACCTGCGCGACAAGGAAGAAGCTCATGA
- a CDS encoding ATP-binding cassette domain-containing protein, whose translation MSQQIEPLISLKSAGVYRAKRWLIRDINLEVYPGEIVTLIGPNGSGKSTTLKTAIGLEKPDEGQARRKKDLTIGYVPQKFHIDGTMPLTVRRLMSLTKSYPNDLIEETLKSVGVLEYIDASVQTLSGGELQRALIARAFIAKPDLLVLDEPVQGVDYAGEAALYDMIEAFRAETGCGILLISHDLHVVMAKTDRVLCLNGHVCCTGTPERVVNDPQYLELFGARATESVALYRHDHDHTHLVDGRVMHKDGSITDHCHNHDGHHDHSAEKGGDHAG comes from the coding sequence GTGTCACAGCAAATAGAACCATTGATCTCTTTAAAGAGCGCAGGTGTCTATCGCGCCAAGCGTTGGTTGATCCGTGATATTAATCTGGAAGTCTATCCCGGTGAGATTGTGACCTTGATCGGGCCAAACGGGTCTGGAAAAAGCACGACCTTAAAAACCGCAATTGGTTTGGAAAAGCCAGATGAAGGCCAAGCGAGACGTAAAAAAGATTTAACCATCGGCTATGTCCCGCAAAAATTTCATATAGATGGCACCATGCCCCTCACCGTGCGCCGTTTAATGAGCCTGACAAAATCATATCCCAACGATTTGATTGAAGAGACTTTAAAAAGTGTCGGGGTACTGGAATATATAGATGCCTCTGTGCAGACTTTATCAGGTGGGGAATTACAGCGCGCCCTAATCGCACGCGCCTTTATTGCCAAGCCGGATTTACTTGTGCTTGATGAGCCTGTGCAAGGGGTGGATTATGCAGGTGAGGCCGCACTTTATGATATGATCGAGGCCTTTCGTGCAGAAACTGGATGCGGTATTTTGCTCATCTCTCATGACTTACATGTGGTGATGGCAAAAACAGACCGCGTGCTCTGTTTAAACGGTCATGTCTGTTGTACCGGCACGCCCGAGCGTGTGGTCAATGACCCGCAATATCTAGAACTGTTTGGCGCGCGCGCAACAGAGTCGGTTGCCCTATACCGCCATGATCATGACCATACCCATCTGGTAGATGGGCGCGTTATGCATAAAGATGGCAGCATTACCGATCATTGTCACAATCATGATGGTCACCATGATCACAGTGCTGAAAAAGGCGGTGATCATGCTGGATGA
- a CDS encoding haloacid dehalogenase type II has translation MARDTILFDINETVLDLSGLKPAFEETFKDPGVISTWFAMLLHNSTVCALTDVKTGFASLAGAMLDAVAARRGMEISDEQRTKMLSGFASLKPHGDIIPALEKLRSAGYRTVAFSNSSLELVSNQIKNAGLSAHFDEVISVEETGSFKPDGKVYQFVADKVQRDIADLRLVATHDWDTHGAMVAGMKAAYIDRSGAPYHPLFKRPDVYASNMNDVVDEIITDDA, from the coding sequence ATGGCGCGCGACACAATCCTATTTGATATCAATGAAACTGTTTTGGACCTTTCGGGTTTAAAACCTGCTTTTGAAGAGACCTTTAAAGACCCTGGCGTTATTTCCACATGGTTTGCCATGTTACTGCATAATTCAACCGTCTGTGCCTTAACCGATGTGAAAACCGGATTTGCCAGTTTAGCAGGTGCTATGCTGGATGCGGTTGCGGCGCGTCGCGGAATGGAGATTTCAGATGAGCAGCGCACAAAAATGCTCAGTGGTTTTGCCAGCTTAAAGCCCCATGGTGATATTATTCCCGCCCTTGAAAAATTGCGCAGTGCAGGATATCGCACGGTGGCATTCTCTAACTCTTCCTTGGAACTGGTGAGTAACCAGATCAAAAATGCGGGCCTAAGTGCGCATTTTGATGAGGTGATTTCTGTTGAGGAAACCGGAAGCTTTAAGCCCGATGGCAAAGTCTATCAGTTTGTAGCAGATAAGGTGCAGCGCGACATCGCTGATCTGCGCCTTGTTGCTACCCATGACTGGGATACACATGGGGCGATGGTTGCTGGCATGAAAGCGGCTTATATTGATCGCTCAGGCGCGCCCTATCATCCGTTATTTAAACGTCCTGATGTTTATGCAAGCAATATGAATGACGTGGTTGATGAAATCATTACTGATGATGCTTAA
- a CDS encoding Fur family transcriptional regulator — translation MKKLTKNQQLVFDQLVKNKTPQSAYDILDDLRAEGLRAPLQVYRALDKLVEFDLVHRLESMNAFVACAHDHDEAHHHHHGGFCAFAICNDCGSVNEFNDPVIAGQLQNWAGNEGFKTQSTTVELRGLCEGCQPN, via the coding sequence ATGAAGAAGCTCACAAAAAATCAGCAATTGGTCTTTGATCAACTGGTGAAGAACAAAACCCCGCAAAGCGCTTATGATATCCTTGATGATTTGCGTGCTGAAGGCTTGCGCGCCCCGCTTCAGGTTTATCGCGCGCTTGATAAATTGGTGGAGTTTGACCTTGTACATCGCCTTGAAAGCATGAATGCCTTTGTGGCTTGTGCCCATGACCATGATGAAGCTCATCACCATCATCATGGTGGGTTTTGCGCATTTGCCATTTGTAATGACTGTGGATCAGTAAATGAGTTTAACGATCCTGTCATTGCAGGCCAGCTGCAAAATTGGGCTGGCAATGAGGGTTTTAAGACCCAAAGCACGACGGTGGAACTACGTGGATTGTGTGAGGGCTGTCAGCCTAATTAA
- a CDS encoding class I SAM-dependent methyltransferase, producing the protein MWDERYNSDDYMYGTQPNDFLVQMADQLPKGKVLCLADGEGRNGVWLASQGHSVTAVDASSVGLEKAQKLAKQQGVSLTTEHADLAQYDIKEGEWDAIISIFCHLPKPLQEKTHKACVKGLKKGGVFLLEGYTPAQLAFKTGGPPVVELMMEATSLKKQLEGLTFNHIKECERDIIEGELHHGKGAVVQVLATKP; encoded by the coding sequence ATGTGGGATGAAAGATACAACAGCGACGACTATATGTATGGCACCCAGCCAAATGACTTTTTAGTACAAATGGCAGACCAGCTGCCCAAAGGAAAAGTCCTGTGCTTAGCCGATGGCGAGGGGCGCAACGGGGTTTGGTTGGCAAGCCAAGGCCATAGCGTCACCGCTGTGGATGCCTCCTCAGTTGGCTTGGAAAAAGCCCAAAAACTTGCAAAGCAACAAGGCGTTAGCCTCACCACCGAACATGCTGATCTTGCCCAATATGATATAAAAGAAGGTGAGTGGGACGCGATCATTTCCATCTTTTGCCATCTGCCCAAACCATTGCAGGAAAAAACCCATAAAGCCTGCGTTAAGGGCTTAAAAAAAGGCGGCGTCTTTTTACTTGAAGGCTACACACCTGCCCAGCTCGCGTTTAAAACGGGTGGCCCGCCTGTGGTTGAGCTGATGATGGAGGCAACGTCCCTGAAAAAGCAGCTTGAAGGGCTCACCTTTAATCATATAAAAGAATGCGAACGTGACATTATTGAAGGCGAGCTGCATCATGGTAAAGGTGCGGTTGTACAAGTTCTCGCAACCAAACCCTGA
- a CDS encoding formate/nitrite transporter family protein yields MSRDPEMHPSLFDAYTPANIAQRIENVALVKAQMNGLSLLTLGILAGAFISFGAMFYTVVVTGSSLGFGLTKLIGGLSFCLGLILVVVGGAELFTGNVLIVMGWAHKKVTSAQLLRNWIIVYIGNFIGAVLMAFLVYQSSILLAADGEVAQTAIKIGAGKVSLGADELFVRGILCNALVCLAIWLCFAAHSVTDKILAILFPITAFVALGFEHSIANMYFIPLAMMQAGETVISNLDVAGLLRNLFFVTAGNIVGGGVFVALSYYFVYLRGRE; encoded by the coding sequence ATGTCTCGTGATCCAGAAATGCATCCATCTTTATTTGATGCCTACACGCCCGCCAATATTGCACAGCGTATTGAAAATGTCGCCTTGGTCAAAGCGCAGATGAACGGCTTGTCCTTATTGACGTTGGGCATTTTGGCTGGCGCATTTATTTCTTTTGGGGCGATGTTTTACACCGTTGTGGTGACGGGTTCGAGTTTAGGTTTTGGTCTAACGAAACTCATCGGCGGGCTGTCTTTCTGCCTTGGTCTGATCTTGGTTGTGGTCGGCGGGGCGGAGCTTTTTACAGGTAATGTGCTGATCGTTATGGGCTGGGCTCATAAAAAAGTGACCAGCGCGCAATTGCTGCGCAACTGGATTATCGTCTATATCGGGAATTTCATCGGGGCGGTTTTGATGGCCTTTTTGGTCTATCAATCATCTATTTTACTGGCCGCTGACGGCGAGGTTGCCCAAACTGCTATTAAGATTGGGGCAGGAAAAGTCAGCCTTGGTGCAGATGAGTTATTTGTGCGCGGCATTTTATGCAATGCACTTGTGTGTTTAGCCATCTGGTTGTGTTTTGCCGCCCATTCCGTTACCGATAAAATACTGGCAATCTTGTTTCCCATCACCGCTTTTGTAGCCCTTGGGTTTGAACATTCCATTGCCAATATGTATTTCATCCCCCTTGCTATGATGCAAGCAGGTGAGACGGTGATTAGTAACCTTGATGTGGCAGGTTTGCTGCGCAATCTGTTCTTTGTCACCGCCGGTAATATTGTGGGTGGCGGGGTGTTTGTCGCGCTGAGTTATTATTTTGTTTATTTGCGTGGGCGTGAGTGA
- a CDS encoding nickel/cobalt transporter produces the protein MPIIIALFGFCLLFPVEALASEAGYWSELVFYIRTQQQAFHRELASAIRALQDGGLQAIWAMVGVSFLYGVFHAAGPGHGKAIISTYLLSHESLLKRGIFLSFASAFVQGLSAIILVEGLVGIIGLSRSTAKDAVPILEMVSFGLIGLIGLMLMVRAGRAFLKKYKTTSHHDHHHDHEHTHEDGHCNTCGHAHAPSAEMLTQNTRLRDSIAIILSIGIRPCSGSVLVLIFAEIVGLRWGGIASIFAISFGTALTVSGLAILAVYFRKGALMLAEKQSSALLERLSLGAAFVGGLFITLLGTSLLIEASNTSHPLF, from the coding sequence ATGCCCATAATTATCGCCCTGTTTGGTTTTTGCCTGCTTTTCCCCGTTGAAGCCCTTGCCAGTGAGGCCGGATATTGGTCAGAACTGGTATTTTATATCCGCACACAACAACAAGCCTTTCACCGTGAGTTGGCCTCAGCCATTCGCGCATTACAAGACGGTGGCCTTCAGGCCATCTGGGCCATGGTGGGGGTAAGCTTCCTTTATGGGGTGTTTCATGCTGCAGGTCCCGGTCATGGCAAGGCCATCATCAGCACCTATCTTTTAAGCCATGAAAGCCTGCTTAAACGCGGCATCTTCCTCTCCTTTGCCTCAGCCTTTGTGCAAGGGTTAAGCGCCATTATCCTTGTTGAAGGCTTAGTTGGCATTATCGGGCTTTCGCGCAGCACAGCCAAAGACGCCGTCCCCATTTTAGAGATGGTCAGCTTTGGTCTGATCGGACTTATTGGGCTTATGCTCATGGTGCGTGCAGGGCGCGCCTTTTTAAAAAAATATAAAACAACAAGCCATCACGACCACCATCATGATCATGAGCACACACATGAGGATGGGCATTGCAACACCTGCGGACATGCCCATGCGCCAAGCGCTGAAATGCTCACCCAAAACACCCGCCTGCGCGATAGCATTGCGATTATTCTCTCCATTGGCATTCGCCCATGCAGCGGCTCCGTGCTTGTCTTGATCTTTGCAGAAATCGTCGGGCTTCGTTGGGGCGGGATTGCCTCAATCTTTGCCATTTCCTTTGGCACGGCCCTTACGGTCAGTGGCCTTGCGATCCTAGCGGTTTATTTTAGAAAAGGTGCCTTAATGCTGGCTGAAAAACAGTCCAGCGCCTTACTGGAACGGCTTTCTCTTGGCGCGGCCTTTGTGGGTGGTTTGTTCATTACCCTGCTTGGCACAAGTCTGTTAATTGAAGCCAGCAACACCAGCCATCCACTCTTTTAA
- a CDS encoding DUF1007 family protein, producing MKFILTSLLFCTLFLSNVQKLHAHPHTWIDLETALIFDPDGKVSGLWVGWLFDDFYSAFTLEEMTPDAKGNYDQKALNDLAQQNLKNLSEYSYFTFINVDGKKAASQPVTDYKTHVEKNRLWMEFTVTLAQPIDPKTHKIDYAVYDPTYYVEILHAAEGDPIQLIGEKSMGCGYAMKKPEPPKELSLMAADMDKDETAGDGIGVYFSETVELSCP from the coding sequence TTGAAATTCATCCTAACCAGCTTGTTGTTCTGCACCTTATTTTTAAGCAATGTGCAAAAGCTCCATGCCCATCCCCATACATGGATTGATCTGGAAACAGCATTGATCTTTGACCCAGACGGTAAAGTCAGCGGGCTTTGGGTTGGCTGGTTATTTGATGATTTTTATTCTGCCTTCACATTGGAAGAAATGACACCCGATGCCAAGGGAAACTATGATCAAAAAGCCCTGAACGATCTTGCTCAGCAGAATTTGAAAAACCTGTCGGAATATTCCTATTTCACTTTTATCAATGTCGATGGCAAAAAAGCTGCCTCCCAGCCTGTTACTGACTATAAAACCCATGTTGAGAAAAACCGCCTATGGATGGAATTTACCGTCACTCTTGCCCAACCCATTGATCCTAAAACCCACAAGATTGATTATGCGGTTTATGACCCGACCTATTATGTGGAAATCCTCCATGCCGCAGAAGGGGATCCTATCCAGTTAATTGGGGAAAAATCCATGGGCTGTGGCTATGCCATGAAAAAACCCGAACCGCCCAAAGAATTAAGCCTGATGGCTGCTGACATGGATAAAGATGAAACCGCAGGCGATGGCATTGGTGTGTATTTTTCTGAAACGGTTGAGCTTTCATGCCCATAA
- a CDS encoding alcohol dehydrogenase family protein: MSHLPSTMSAVVLTGHGGPEKLEYKTDVPVPTPGKNEVLIKVEAAGVNNTDINTRVGWYSKGGDDDASWGGNPFVFPRIQGADVCGVIVGLGEGVSQDRLGQRVMIEPCLHEAKGEPLDQPWYFGSECDGGFAQYCVVSSKYAYGVKTDLTSIELASFPCSYSTAENMLTRSNVGAGDRVLVTGASGGVGSAAIQLAKARGAHVIALTSLSKAEGLLEIGADQTLDRSLGLLDQIERNSIDVVIDLVAGPSWPDLLEVLRPKGRYAVSGAIGGAMVELDVRTLYLKDLSFFGCTVIEPEVFGNLCSLIEAGKIKPLVGKTYPLNEINEAQVAFQEKQYIGKIVLTV, translated from the coding sequence ATGAGTCACCTCCCTTCAACCATGTCAGCTGTTGTTTTAACCGGACATGGCGGTCCTGAAAAACTGGAATATAAAACGGATGTTCCCGTACCCACCCCGGGTAAAAATGAAGTGCTGATCAAGGTGGAGGCCGCAGGGGTCAATAACACCGATATCAACACACGTGTGGGCTGGTATTCCAAAGGCGGCGATGATGATGCCTCATGGGGGGGCAATCCATTCGTTTTCCCGCGCATTCAAGGTGCGGATGTCTGTGGGGTGATCGTGGGGCTAGGTGAAGGTGTGTCTCAAGACCGCTTAGGTCAGCGTGTGATGATTGAGCCGTGCTTGCATGAAGCCAAGGGTGAACCGCTGGACCAGCCGTGGTATTTCGGTTCTGAATGTGATGGCGGTTTTGCGCAATATTGTGTTGTGTCATCAAAATATGCCTATGGCGTAAAAACGGATTTAACCAGTATAGAACTGGCGTCTTTTCCTTGTTCATATTCTACCGCTGAAAATATGCTGACACGCAGCAATGTAGGCGCGGGTGATCGCGTACTTGTAACCGGGGCCTCTGGCGGGGTAGGCTCAGCCGCTATTCAGTTGGCAAAGGCACGTGGGGCGCATGTAATTGCGCTGACCAGCCTATCAAAGGCAGAAGGCTTGCTTGAGATCGGGGCGGACCAAACTCTTGATCGCAGCCTTGGCCTGCTTGATCAGATTGAGCGCAATTCAATTGATGTGGTCATCGATCTGGTGGCAGGGCCGAGCTGGCCAGATTTATTGGAAGTCTTGCGACCAAAGGGGCGATATGCAGTTTCCGGTGCCATTGGTGGGGCCATGGTCGAGCTGGATGTACGCACGCTTTATCTTAAGGACTTAAGCTTTTTTGGCTGTACGGTGATTGAGCCTGAAGTCTTTGGTAATCTCTGTTCTTTAATTGAAGCGGGCAAGATCAAGCCTTTGGTGGGCAAGACCTATCCTTTAAATGAGATCAATGAGGCCCAAGTGGCTTTTCAGGAAAAACAATATATCGGCAAGATCGTTTTGACAGTGTGA
- a CDS encoding radical SAM protein: MRYEGKIYRPWPEAESLLIQVTLGCSNNNCTFCTMFKDKTFKKRKIEEIYKDIEMARKFYRHVDSIFLVDGNVMVLKTEFLLKVVRKIKEVFPEVQNISLYSELNDLRRKTVEDLIELRQAGVTLLYAGLESGDPVVLENIKKRMSPKQALEGMKKAKAAGIDVLLSFIFGLGGRERSKEHIEATTSLLNELEPEQIAPMALAVQPESELEQEVLSGEFILPTPAQILQEEKYLLENLGDFETYYWGDHGNNIVPQKGMFQPLRKEFLTNINNEIVSNPIVHEDVHRTFAW; this comes from the coding sequence ATGAGATATGAAGGAAAGATATATCGCCCTTGGCCTGAAGCCGAGAGTTTGTTGATACAGGTGACATTAGGTTGTTCAAACAACAATTGCACCTTTTGCACCATGTTCAAGGATAAGACATTTAAAAAGCGCAAAATCGAAGAGATCTATAAGGATATCGAAATGGCGCGCAAATTTTATCGCCATGTGGACTCCATCTTTTTGGTTGATGGTAATGTCATGGTGCTTAAGACAGAGTTCTTGTTAAAAGTGGTGCGAAAAATCAAAGAGGTTTTCCCCGAAGTACAAAATATCTCGCTTTATAGTGAGCTCAATGATTTGCGCCGAAAAACCGTTGAAGACTTGATTGAGTTGCGACAAGCCGGTGTGACACTGCTTTATGCGGGGCTTGAATCCGGTGATCCGGTTGTGCTTGAAAATATCAAAAAACGCATGAGCCCCAAGCAGGCCCTTGAAGGGATGAAAAAGGCAAAAGCTGCAGGCATTGATGTGCTTTTGTCCTTTATCTTTGGCCTAGGCGGGCGAGAGCGTTCTAAAGAACATATTGAAGCAACAACGAGCTTGCTTAATGAATTAGAGCCTGAACAAATTGCGCCGATGGCGCTGGCGGTTCAGCCGGAAAGCGAGCTGGAACAAGAGGTGCTTTCCGGTGAATTTATTTTGCCTACCCCTGCGCAAATTTTGCAGGAAGAGAAATATCTTTTAGAAAACCTTGGTGATTTTGAAACCTATTATTGGGGCGATCACGGCAATAATATTGTGCCGCAAAAAGGGATGTTTCAGCCTTTGCGCAAGGAGTTCCTTACAAATATTAATAATGAGATTGTATCTAACCCGATTGTACATGAAGATGTACATCGCACCTTTGCTTGGTAA
- a CDS encoding LysR family transcriptional regulator → MDTASLRLFVLCAEKLNISAAGRSLGMAPAVASARLSKLEHSLGADLLHRSTRKVSLSLEGADFLPYAKEMIAQEEAGRAALGQGNAMVSGTLRFTAPSSFAQTYIAPILPEFLELHPEVNLELQLSDSQFDLIEGSFDLALRNSAIKDSSLIGRKLSNDRRILCAAPSYLEKYGIPQHPDELENHQLIGFKNFVTRLLIGPEETNGQFSPQKAKRRLIIDNGMCQKAATLAGAGISLNSTWIIHQEIKQGKLIQVLPHYEVDDQSALWLLYPKSNVLTAKVRVFIDFLIEKIAKNTPWEQVD, encoded by the coding sequence ATGGATACAGCCAGCCTTCGCCTTTTTGTTCTTTGTGCTGAAAAACTCAATATCAGTGCGGCTGGTCGCTCACTTGGCATGGCGCCTGCGGTTGCCAGTGCGCGACTAAGCAAGCTTGAACATAGCCTCGGGGCAGACTTGCTTCACCGTTCCACCCGCAAAGTTTCCCTTTCCTTGGAAGGCGCTGATTTCCTGCCCTATGCCAAAGAAATGATCGCTCAAGAAGAAGCAGGACGTGCCGCGCTGGGCCAAGGTAATGCCATGGTGAGCGGCACATTGCGCTTTACTGCGCCAAGTTCTTTTGCCCAGACCTATATCGCCCCGATCCTGCCTGAATTTCTCGAGCTCCATCCAGAAGTCAATCTTGAGCTTCAGCTTTCAGATTCACAATTTGATTTAATCGAAGGCAGCTTTGATCTGGCTTTGCGCAATTCTGCTATTAAGGATTCAAGCTTAATTGGGCGCAAACTCAGTAATGATCGCCGTATACTTTGCGCCGCACCCAGCTATCTTGAAAAATACGGCATTCCCCAACATCCCGATGAGCTTGAAAACCATCAACTGATCGGGTTTAAAAACTTTGTCACCCGTCTCTTGATTGGTCCGGAAGAAACCAACGGGCAGTTCTCCCCACAAAAAGCCAAACGCCGTTTAATCATTGATAATGGCATGTGCCAAAAGGCCGCCACCCTTGCTGGCGCAGGTATATCACTAAACTCCACATGGATTATTCATCAAGAAATCAAACAGGGCAAACTCATACAGGTCTTACCCCACTATGAAGTTGATGACCAATCAGCCCTGTGGCTGCTTTATCCAAAATCTAATGTCTTAACGGCAAAGGTAAGGGTTTTCATTGATTTCCTTATTGAGAAAATCGCGAAAAACACCCCATGGGAGCAGGTCGATTAA